The following nucleotide sequence is from Deltaproteobacteria bacterium.
TTGTCCAAGATCTCCCGTCGCCACTGTTCGACCGAGGTCCCACCAGTGGTGAGAATAAGCGTTGCTTGACTGACCTGGGCCATGGCAGCCAAGCCGACAATGGTTTTGCCACCACCACATGGCAACACAACTACACCACTACCACCTCGTTCGCTCCCACCACCATAAAATGCCTCAGCGGCTTCTTGCTGATAATCTCGAAGCGTGAAGCGCTCCTGACGTAAGGATAAAGGTAAGGGTATGCCATCCTCATACCCCGCCAGGTCTTCAACCGGCCAGCCGACGGTGGTGAGCGCCTGCTTGAGTACACCGCGATAGCGAGCCGGGACAGCAAACGTCTGCGGCGTGAGTTGTTCACCGAGATAGCGCTTGATGTCGCGATTGCGGGACAGTTCGGTCAGGAGGGCAAGATCTTCACATGCCAGCACTAGTCCTGAGGTCTGACGCAAAAGTTTCACCCGACCCCAACGTCCGGCCAAATCGCGAATATCAGCCAGCACATTTTGCGGCACCGGATATTTGGCAAACTCGACCAGCGCCGTAGTCATGCGGTCGGCAGAAAGGCCAGCGGCAGTCGCATTCCACAACGACAGTGGTGTGATGCGATAGGTATGAATATGTTCGGGGCTCTTCTCTAATTCAGCGAACCCGCCGATTGCCATGCGGACCTGTTCGTACTGAGGGTTGTGGACCTCAAGCAGCAGCGTGTGATCACTCTGAACAATCAGCGGGTTGTGTGGGCGAAAACTGTTCATGTCATTCATCGGCCTTGCCCTATTCATCTCAGGTTTGAGCGCCTTCTATCATCAAGCATGGCGAATGAACAGCGCAGTATAGGTATGGAAATTGCTGCATACTTGTTCAGATACGGTCGGTTATGAAAAAGTCAGAAGGAGGTATTTATGCAAGACATCAGCGAACGATGGTTACATGATCTGCAAGCAAAGCTCCACAGTGAACCATTGACAGCAGCAGAGGTGCGCATCGGCGTTTTCTATACTGCTGTGCGATTGTCGAGCGGACATGTAGGAGTTGCTTTCACCCCTCGGGATCTGAATGACACCGTGTGTTGTCCGAAGTCAGCAGCGTCGGCTCCTCCCGCAGGGCGCATTGCCGGCCAAGAAGCCTGGAAAATTGCCGAGTATGCATGTTCGCCGGTGCCGTTGCGGCGCTCGATTGGCGTTGCCGTTCTCAATGCGCTTTCGGCGTTGGCGATGGAACGTCATGGTCTGTGCGGCGGACGACTGCTGGTTGGTGTCGACGCGCTTGATGCGGCAGAAGTCCGTTCTGATGATCGCGTGGCGATGGTTGGTGGTTTTGTACCGTTTATCAAGAAACTCAAAGGTCAGGTTGCTGATCTACGAGTGATCGATAAACATCCGCAAGCTCTTAAAGCTGATGAACGCGCCTTCTGGCATCCGCCTGAACAAGCTGTGGAGACCCTGTCGCAAGCCAGCGTCGTGATTATGACTGGTTCGACGTTAGTAGAAGGCGGACTTGATGATCTGCTCGATGCTTCACGCACAGCTCGACGTGTGATTATGGCGGGACCAACGGCAAGCCCGTGGCCACCGACGTTCTTCGCGCGTGGCGTCCATGTCCTTGGTGGTATTCGCGTGAAAGATGGTGAGAAGCTGTTGCAGGTTGTGAGCGAGGGTGGTTCGGGTTATTTCTTTGAGGATTTTGCGGAGAAGGTGTGTATCGTCAAAGAATCGGGTGATTGAGTCATCGGGCCATAGGGCCATCGGGTCATTGAAGAAGTGAGAAATTGAGTGATCAGGTAATGGAGTCATTGTGCCATCGGAGATGTTATGACCGCTGCAATTCGCCACGCAACTTATGAAGATCTTCTCAAAGTTCCCGACAATTTGGTCGCTGAGATTGTCGATGGTGAATTAATTACCTCACCACGCCCAGCCTCAGCGCATGCACTCGCAACTGGAGGAATATACCAAGACATCGGGCCATTTTCTCGTCGTTCCGGTGGCGGTGGTGGTCCGGGAGGCTGGTGGATTCTCTTTGAACCGGAATTACACCTTGGTCGGGATATTCTTGTTCCTGATCTCGCTGGCTGGCGACGTGAGCGAATGCCAGTGCTTCGTGATGTGCCGTATTTTGAGTTAGCTCCGGATTGGGTGTGTGAGGTGCTTTCTACCAGTACTGCTCGTGTTGATCGGGTACGAAAGAAGCCAATTTACGCTCGTGAAGATGTTAGTCATTTGTGGTTGGTTGATCCTATTGCCCGCACCTTAGAGGTGTATCGCCTCGACGGCGGGCGATGGGTTGATATCGGGGCCTACGGTGGTACGGAGCTCATTCGTGCTGAGCCGTTTGCTGCGGTTGAAATGGATATGAGTCAGTGGTGGTTAGAAGAGGAAGCTGAGGAAGGGGAGAAGCGTTAAGGATCACTCAATGGAGAAGTGGCGCGATGACCCGATCACCCGATGGCGCGATGATTCAACGCCTCAATCCCAACGTCGCCTTCAGAATCTCTCGTAACTGCGGCAGCGATTGCTTATCCAACAAGTTGAGCGCTTTGAGGCCGGAGAGTTTTTCAACGAGTTGAATCCCCGCTTCAGTATTCGCTGCAGCTCCGGCGACAAGGTCAGGCTGTCGTTCAAATGCGGTGGTCACGCCCACGACACCATACGGATCTGACGCACACAGCACGGTGCACTTCACATTGCGTTTAATTTCATCAATAGCAGTCGCACCGTTGTATGGTTCGAGCGGTGAAGCGCCAGCTTCGGCAATGACAACATCAGCCTGTGTTTCCATCATACGCGTAAGTAGTTGCCGTAATGCGCATCGGTATTCTTCCGGGGGACTGACTGTTGATGGCAGCCCGACGTCGACGAAATCGAAAATCCAATCTGCCCCGGCATCTTTCACACTGAGAATATCGCGATAGCGTCCAGCTCCGGTGAGTTTGGCACCAATCACCTTGAGCCCTTCTTCCTTGAGCAGTCGAGTAATAATCCGTGCGGAACTGGTTTTCCCAGCCGACATAGAAGTGCCAACAATTAACACGACGGGAAGGGTAAACGGCCGCTCGGGCAAACGAGGAACGAAGTCTTGCATCGTGGTTTTCTTGCCATTTGCTATCACATGCCCACGATAGGTAAGCGATAATAAGGCCGGAAGAAACGCCGATTTCGAGGTAAGCTTGCCAAATAAACCAGCAGACGTCAGTGCCTCCATCTGCCAGTCATCTTTGATCGCTCGCCAGTCACCCACTGCTTCCAGTGTAGCGCAGCGTTGACCAAAGGCGCCGACAATCTGGTCACCATCGGTGACTTCGATCATACGACCATTGCCAAGCTCGATTGAGGAGAGGCCGCGATGATGGGCGTTGACTACGCCTACGACGTAATCACCGGTAGCCCATTGGTCCCTGGGCAGACGTTCCACTGTCCAGGTCATTTCGGGGAGGTTAGAAATTCTTGTCAAAGACGCGAAAAAATAACGCTCGTTCATAAGAGTCCTCCTTTGTGGAACGTCTTGTTCGGGGACATTACCCACCGTTTCGCCCCTCACCCTGTCTCCTTCGACGCTGCTCAGGACAGGCCTCACCTTGATACGGCGAGGGAACCCACAGGCGATCTATCCAGGTAAATTCACACTGCCGTTCGATCTTACCGGCGGCGTCAGCAACAGCAGCGCCAGTAACGCGCTGCGCTCAACCATCTTGTCAAAATAGAGAAACTCATGCTGGGCATGGGCGCCGTCGCCGACCGCTCCGAGTCCGTCAAGCGTTGCGGTGAAAAGACTTGTAGTGTTGCCATCGGATGCACCACCCGCGGCCCCAGCACCAATATGTACATCAAATGTTCGTCCTGCTGCTTGCGCCATTTCTAGCAGCGCGAGGTTGCGTGGTGTTTGCTCCATAGGTTGACGGCGCACGCTACCAGTAATCTCGAGTGTCACGCCTGGTGTGGTTGGCTGTAATGAATGAATACTTTCTTCGACCCGTTTTGCATCTTCGCG
It contains:
- a CDS encoding Uma2 family endonuclease, with translation MTAAIRHATYEDLLKVPDNLVAEIVDGELITSPRPASAHALATGGIYQDIGPFSRRSGGGGGPGGWWILFEPELHLGRDILVPDLAGWRRERMPVLRDVPYFELAPDWVCEVLSTSTARVDRVRKKPIYAREDVSHLWLVDPIARTLEVYRLDGGRWVDIGAYGGTELIRAEPFAAVEMDMSQWWLEEEAEEGEKR
- a CDS encoding DUF1611 domain-containing protein; this translates as MNERYFFASLTRISNLPEMTWTVERLPRDQWATGDYVVGVVNAHHRGLSSIELGNGRMIEVTDGDQIVGAFGQRCATLEAVGDWRAIKDDWQMEALTSAGLFGKLTSKSAFLPALLSLTYRGHVIANGKKTTMQDFVPRLPERPFTLPVVLIVGTSMSAGKTSSARIITRLLKEEGLKVIGAKLTGAGRYRDILSVKDAGADWIFDFVDVGLPSTVSPPEEYRCALRQLLTRMMETQADVVIAEAGASPLEPYNGATAIDEIKRNVKCTVLCASDPYGVVGVTTAFERQPDLVAGAAANTEAGIQLVEKLSGLKALNLLDKQSLPQLREILKATLGLRR
- a CDS encoding Fis family transcriptional regulator: MQDISERWLHDLQAKLHSEPLTAAEVRIGVFYTAVRLSSGHVGVAFTPRDLNDTVCCPKSAASAPPAGRIAGQEAWKIAEYACSPVPLRRSIGVAVLNALSALAMERHGLCGGRLLVGVDALDAAEVRSDDRVAMVGGFVPFIKKLKGQVADLRVIDKHPQALKADERAFWHPPEQAVETLSQASVVIMTGSTLVEGGLDDLLDASRTARRVIMAGPTASPWPPTFFARGVHVLGGIRVKDGEKLLQVVSEGGSGYFFEDFAEKVCIVKESGD